A genomic region of Desulfovibrio sp. contains the following coding sequences:
- a CDS encoding methyl-accepting chemotaxis protein yields the protein MSTATARLATQIEQSDKGSQETTGRLSEAASAMQQMNATVQEVARNPSIASQASTEIRAKAENGAEIVKRSLHSIDQVHVASMTLKDDMALLREHTQNINRIMGVISDIADQTNLLALNAAIEAARAGEAGRGFAVVADEVRKLAEKTMASTQDVASAIQSSAAQSMDSVDRAAKQIEGANTYASLSGAALADIVATVESTADQVNAIAAASEEQSAASDEVSGAITQISEMARQTSEAMSEAAEAITNLSAQASNLMQLATVMNHD from the coding sequence GTGAGCACAGCCACCGCGCGCCTGGCCACGCAAATCGAGCAGTCGGACAAAGGTTCGCAAGAAACAACGGGCAGGCTGAGCGAGGCGGCTTCTGCCATGCAGCAGATGAACGCAACTGTGCAGGAAGTGGCGCGCAACCCGTCCATTGCCTCGCAAGCCTCCACAGAAATCCGTGCCAAGGCCGAGAATGGCGCGGAGATCGTCAAGCGTTCGCTGCACAGTATTGATCAGGTGCACGTAGCGTCCATGACGCTCAAGGATGACATGGCTCTACTGCGGGAGCATACGCAGAACATCAACCGCATCATGGGTGTTATTTCAGACATAGCCGACCAGACCAACCTGCTGGCGCTCAATGCCGCCATTGAGGCCGCCCGCGCGGGAGAGGCCGGGCGAGGATTTGCCGTGGTTGCTGATGAAGTACGCAAACTGGCCGAAAAAACAATGGCCTCCACCCAAGACGTTGCCAGCGCCATCCAGTCCAGTGCCGCCCAGAGCATGGATTCTGTGGACAGGGCGGCTAAACAGATTGAAGGAGCCAACACCTATGCCAGCCTGTCTGGTGCGGCGCTGGCCGACATTGTTGCTACTGTCGAGAGCACTGCCGACCAGGTCAATGCCATTGCAGCCGCCAGCGAAGAGCAGTCTGCCGCAAGCGATGAAGTGAGCGGCGCCATCACGCAAATCAGTGAGATGGCGCGCCAAACGTCCGAAGCCATGAGCGAGGCGGCGGAGGCCATAACCAACCTTTCAGCCCAAGCCAGCAACCTCATGCAATTGGCAACGGTCATGAATCACGATTGA
- a CDS encoding methyl-accepting chemotaxis protein produces MRLIVKLGLSFFFITLVLLAMSGISIKNISAMNKRFIEIDTSLLPSLIELQEMHLKFWIIRSDVLALISQTSPSEIERYSSNITNTMDSIRENHDRYFAIVGESEDQHHVAAKELIEKIDVISRKLNTVRKEILAFVQCEERGEAINIFEKKYTPLFNSIEPLYEELMVLTKSDSKQVSAEAVSTGESAVKGAYALSAAAVFFSIIVSLVLSRSIKHQLGKDPGELQAVASRVAAGDYDIHDANSDSVGVYASIVAMVQALKTHIESAQRESLVAREQSAKATEALRQTEAANMEAQSKSEALKVAAARLQEVARIVSAATARLAAQIEQSDKGAQETSGRLGEAASAMQQMNATVQEVARNASVASQASTETRAKAENGSEIVKRSLRSIDQVHQASMTLKGDMAQLHGHTQNINRIMGVISDIADQTNLLALNAAIEAARAGDAGRGFAVVADEVRKLAEKTMASTHDVANAIKAIQSSATQSMDSVDRAARQIEEANTYASQSGAALSDIVATVEGTADQVNAIAAASEQQSAASDEVSRAITQISEMSRQTSAAMREAADAVAELAGQTQNLMDLMSSMQQ; encoded by the coding sequence ATGCGACTGATTGTAAAACTTGGACTATCATTCTTTTTCATTACACTTGTTCTGCTTGCGATGAGTGGCATATCAATCAAAAACATTTCTGCAATGAATAAAAGATTCATTGAAATAGATACATCTTTGCTCCCATCTCTCATAGAACTTCAGGAAATGCATCTGAAATTCTGGATTATCCGCTCTGACGTATTGGCGCTTATTTCACAAACATCGCCCTCAGAGATAGAGCGCTATTCCTCCAACATCACCAACACCATGGATTCCATCAGGGAAAATCACGACAGATATTTTGCCATTGTTGGTGAATCCGAAGACCAGCACCATGTTGCTGCAAAGGAACTTATAGAAAAAATTGATGTAATTTCACGCAAGCTTAACACAGTACGCAAAGAAATCCTTGCATTTGTGCAATGTGAAGAACGTGGAGAGGCAATAAATATATTTGAAAAGAAATACACGCCATTATTTAACAGTATTGAGCCACTCTATGAAGAACTGATGGTACTTACCAAGTCAGACAGCAAACAGGTATCTGCCGAGGCAGTTTCCACAGGCGAAAGCGCAGTAAAAGGCGCATATGCGCTTAGTGCTGCCGCAGTATTTTTCAGCATCATCGTTTCTCTTGTGCTTTCTCGCTCCATAAAGCATCAACTTGGCAAAGACCCCGGCGAACTCCAGGCTGTGGCAAGCCGTGTTGCCGCCGGGGACTATGACATTCACGACGCGAATAGCGACAGTGTTGGCGTGTACGCTTCCATAGTCGCCATGGTGCAGGCGCTGAAAACTCACATTGAAAGCGCCCAGCGCGAATCGCTGGTGGCGCGGGAACAATCGGCCAAGGCAACAGAAGCCCTGCGCCAGACCGAAGCCGCAAATATGGAGGCCCAAAGCAAAAGCGAAGCCCTGAAGGTGGCCGCCGCCAGGCTTCAGGAGGTGGCCCGGATAGTGAGCGCCGCCACAGCGCGACTGGCCGCGCAGATCGAGCAGTCAGACAAGGGCGCGCAGGAAACCTCGGGCAGGCTGGGCGAGGCGGCTTCTGCCATGCAGCAGATGAATGCCACAGTGCAGGAGGTGGCGCGCAATGCGTCCGTTGCCTCGCAGGCCTCCACAGAAACCCGCGCCAAGGCGGAAAACGGCTCAGAAATCGTCAAGCGCTCGCTACGCAGCATTGATCAGGTGCATCAGGCATCCATGACGCTCAAGGGCGACATGGCCCAACTGCACGGGCATACGCAAAACATCAACCGCATCATGGGCGTTATTTCAGACATAGCCGACCAGACCAACCTGCTGGCGCTTAATGCCGCCATCGAGGCTGCCCGAGCGGGCGACGCCGGGCGGGGATTCGCCGTGGTGGCAGATGAAGTGCGCAAACTGGCGGAAAAAACAATGGCCTCCACCCATGATGTTGCCAACGCCATCAAGGCTATCCAGTCCAGCGCCACCCAGAGCATGGATTCTGTGGACAGGGCCGCACGACAGATTGAAGAAGCCAACACCTATGCCAGCCAGTCTGGTGCGGCCCTGAGCGATATTGTGGCCACGGTCGAGGGCACGGCGGATCAGGTCAACGCCATTGCCGCCGCCAGCGAGCAGCAGTCTGCCGCCAGCGATGAAGTAAGCCGAGCCATAACGCAGATAAGCGAAATGTCGCGCCAGACCTCAGCCGCCATGCGCGAAGCTGCGGATGCCGTGGCCGAACTGGCGGGGCAGACCCAAAACCTCATGGATCTCATGTCCAGCATGCAGCAGTAG
- a CDS encoding DMT family transporter yields the protein MSTQGDTAPQGGMRRGNGTRYVLLAVLAVAFLATGGIFVRQSGLSPINTGMYRMLFSIPLLWPLAYGRLGRLSGRDVVLLLLSGLFLAGDVALWNTAFSYTTVANANLLTNLTPFTVIPVSYFLFHERLPRLFIPGAAVTLAGVVLLVGGKASPVPGNYFGDFLALAAAFFYAGFLLIAYRLRDRMESSVIMLGSAVGGLVGLFFASWAVEGLQIPRSWDDLWPILALTLCVQVIGHNMLTHCQGKLSVNLSAVICLCQPAIAAVYSWAIFTEKLSGLEVLGIAVVLAGVYIVKRQYTPSRDEAPGQGKRALAGCPL from the coding sequence ATGTCCACGCAAGGCGATACTGCGCCGCAGGGCGGAATGCGGCGGGGGAACGGCACAAGATACGTTCTGCTGGCGGTGCTGGCAGTGGCCTTTTTGGCCACCGGGGGCATATTTGTGCGGCAGAGCGGCCTGTCCCCCATCAATACCGGGATGTACCGCATGCTGTTTTCCATCCCTCTGCTCTGGCCGCTGGCCTATGGCAGGCTTGGGCGGCTCAGCGGCAGGGATGTTGTCCTGCTGCTGTTATCCGGCCTGTTTCTGGCGGGCGACGTAGCCCTGTGGAACACGGCATTCAGCTACACAACAGTTGCCAATGCCAACCTGCTCACCAATCTGACGCCGTTCACGGTCATTCCTGTTTCGTACTTTCTGTTCCACGAGCGGCTGCCGAGGCTGTTCATTCCCGGCGCGGCTGTTACCCTTGCCGGGGTGGTGCTATTGGTGGGGGGCAAGGCCAGCCCTGTGCCGGGCAACTATTTTGGCGATTTTCTGGCACTGGCTGCGGCCTTTTTTTACGCGGGATTTCTGCTTATTGCCTACCGCCTGCGCGACAGGATGGAGAGCAGCGTCATAATGCTTGGCAGTGCCGTTGGCGGACTCGTGGGCCTGTTTTTTGCCTCATGGGCTGTGGAGGGCTTGCAGATTCCGCGAAGCTGGGACGATTTGTGGCCCATACTGGCTCTTACGCTCTGTGTACAGGTGATAGGGCACAACATGCTCACGCATTGTCAGGGCAAGCTCAGCGTCAACCTTTCTGCGGTGATCTGTCTTTGCCAGCCTGCCATTGCGGCTGTGTATTCGTGGGCCATATTTACAGAGAAATTGTCGGGTCTGGAAGTTCTGGGCATAGCGGTGGTGCTGGCAGGCGTCTATATTGTCAAAAGGCAGTACACGCCAAGCAGGGATGAAGCTCCGGGGCAGGGCAAAAGGGCGCTGGCTGGCTGCCCCCTGTGA
- a CDS encoding MCP four helix bundle domain-containing protein, translated as MNLRARLILSFGSIIIIMLITSGLTIRNLTRMNAEIASINSTWIPVGTSIQSTYALLFSSRGDLSAITMLHDPKEIENYSAHMTGLLRRIGNSKKAFAIALENMPPSDRKQAIVDITAQIEAQSGQFVTMRKDLLAFIRAGKNEEAAQLLANSRAPFLRLADLYEQIASLSNEGANIAITSASSVSEQSIIFSSGLFLVAVFIGMAVILLLLRVVHSQLGKDLGEQDSIARRVAQGDYALDDDAAKRGVYASIIAMVQALKTHIENAQRESLAAQEQSAKATEALRQTEAANAEPKTRVKLYVQQLPNFRK; from the coding sequence ATGAACCTGAGAGCACGTCTGATTCTGTCTTTCGGAAGTATAATTATCATAATGTTAATCACGTCCGGCCTGACCATCAGGAATCTCACCCGCATGAATGCCGAGATCGCATCCATAAACAGCACCTGGATTCCTGTAGGCACATCCATCCAGAGCACCTATGCCCTGCTGTTTTCTTCCAGAGGGGATCTTTCAGCCATTACAATGCTGCACGACCCCAAGGAGATAGAGAACTACAGCGCGCATATGACAGGGCTGCTGCGGCGCATAGGCAACAGCAAAAAGGCTTTTGCTATCGCCCTTGAAAATATGCCGCCGTCAGACCGCAAACAGGCTATTGTGGACATAACAGCCCAGATAGAAGCGCAATCAGGCCAATTTGTAACCATGCGCAAAGACCTGCTAGCTTTTATCAGAGCCGGAAAAAATGAAGAAGCCGCCCAGTTGCTTGCCAACAGCCGCGCCCCCTTTCTCAGACTGGCAGACCTCTATGAACAGATTGCCAGCCTGAGCAACGAAGGCGCAAACATTGCCATTACAAGCGCCAGCAGTGTCAGCGAACAATCAATTATTTTTTCATCAGGGTTATTCCTGGTTGCTGTATTTATTGGCATGGCTGTCATTCTGCTTCTGCTCAGGGTGGTCCATAGCCAGCTTGGCAAAGACCTAGGAGAACAGGACAGCATAGCCAGGCGCGTGGCCCAGGGGGACTATGCCCTTGACGATGATGCTGCAAAGCGCGGCGTCTACGCCTCAATAATTGCCATGGTGCAGGCGCTCAAAACCCACATTGAAAACGCCCAACGCGAATCTCTGGCGGCACAAGAGCAGTCGGCCAAGGCAACAGAAGCCCTGCGCCAGACGGAAGCCGCCAATGCAGAACCCAAAACAAGAGTGAAACTCTACGTGCAGCAGCTGCCAAACTTCAGGAAGTGA
- a CDS encoding PLP-dependent aminotransferase family protein: MISTGKDGSGPLYLQIYSQLKQDIACGALAEGTVLTGSRMLASMLGVSRNTVDNAYSQLVAEGYIAARRGVGFVVQHVPSIDAPAASPGHAAPQTTQRPSQLETFAHGQPLIYDLTNSSHTVDLFPKSLWKKYTFECLEMLEREEKISALQVMQGEPYLRKNLLAYLKRIRGVNCTEDQIVITCGLQQSLEYLCKIAAQRGQKILMEEPGFNKAAAVFRNNHLPIETVPVDDNGLKVADLPHRPQAFAIYTTPSHQFPTGVTLPIGRRHALLRWAQSNNVYVLEDDFDSEMRYYSKPIPSLQSIDTEARVIYLGTFSKGISPSIRMGYMILPPQLAAAFHEMFDEYNSTVPVLNQYIIGRLLETGQYDRHIRRLSHVFKNRLELFIQEFSRLGSGLRITGNGTGQYFLLRFFAGTDQKLLIKKALEQGVRVYPTMQFWQDKAECPPDTLFLGFGKIRLEDIPDCVTRLKIAWAEWLH; the protein is encoded by the coding sequence ATGATCAGCACGGGCAAGGACGGCTCCGGGCCGCTGTATTTGCAGATATACAGCCAGTTGAAGCAGGATATTGCCTGCGGCGCGCTTGCAGAAGGCACAGTTCTGACCGGCAGCAGGATGCTGGCATCCATGCTGGGGGTCAGCCGCAATACTGTGGACAATGCCTATAGTCAACTGGTAGCGGAGGGCTACATAGCTGCCCGCAGGGGTGTGGGCTTTGTGGTGCAGCATGTTCCCAGCATTGACGCTCCAGCCGCGTCACCCGGGCACGCAGCGCCGCAAACTACGCAACGCCCCTCGCAGCTTGAAACATTTGCGCACGGGCAGCCCCTGATTTACGACCTGACAAACAGCAGCCACACCGTTGATCTTTTCCCCAAAAGCCTCTGGAAAAAATACACCTTTGAATGCCTTGAGATGCTGGAGAGAGAAGAAAAAATCTCTGCCTTGCAGGTCATGCAGGGCGAACCCTACCTGCGCAAAAACCTGCTGGCCTACCTCAAGCGCATTCGCGGCGTGAACTGCACGGAAGACCAGATCGTCATAACCTGCGGTTTGCAGCAGTCCCTGGAATATCTGTGCAAAATAGCAGCTCAGCGCGGGCAGAAAATCCTGATGGAAGAACCCGGCTTCAACAAGGCGGCTGCCGTGTTCCGCAACAACCACCTGCCTATCGAGACCGTGCCCGTGGACGATAACGGCTTGAAAGTGGCCGACCTGCCCCACAGGCCACAGGCCTTTGCCATCTACACCACGCCGTCCCACCAGTTCCCCACAGGGGTCACGCTCCCCATCGGCCGCAGGCATGCCCTGCTGCGCTGGGCGCAGAGCAACAACGTCTACGTGCTTGAAGACGACTTTGACAGCGAGATGCGCTACTATTCCAAGCCCATTCCTTCGCTGCAATCCATCGATACGGAAGCGCGGGTCATCTACCTTGGCACATTTTCCAAGGGCATATCCCCTTCCATCCGTATGGGGTACATGATTCTGCCGCCGCAGCTTGCCGCCGCCTTCCACGAAATGTTTGACGAATACAACAGCACCGTCCCCGTACTGAACCAGTACATCATTGGCCGCCTGCTCGAAACCGGCCAGTACGACAGACACATCCGCCGTCTGAGCCATGTGTTCAAAAACCGCCTTGAGCTGTTCATTCAGGAATTTTCCCGCCTGGGATCGGGCCTGCGCATTACAGGCAACGGCACCGGCCAGTATTTTCTTTTGCGCTTTTTTGCCGGTACAGATCAGAAGCTGCTCATAAAAAAAGCCCTGGAGCAGGGTGTGCGCGTCTACCCCACCATGCAGTTCTGGCAGGACAAGGCCGAATGCCCGCCGGACACGCTGTTTCTGGGTTTTGGCAAAATTCGCCTTGAAGACATACCAGATTGCGTGACGCGACTTAAGATTGCCTGGGCGGAATGGCTGCATTGA